A section of the Kribbella sp. HUAS MG21 genome encodes:
- a CDS encoding NAD(P)H-quinone oxidoreductase, producing the protein MRAVVCDGAGGIDVLGIGEIPDPEPAVDEVVIDVVAAGVNRADLLQRQGFYPPPPGAPGTIGLEVSGRIAAVGAEVEGWSVGDECCALLAGGGYAEKVVVPAPQVMPVPDGVDLVSAAALPEVVATVWSNIFMTAHLKAGETLLVHGGSSGIGTMAIQLAVAHGARVLTTVGSKEKMVFCTRLGADVAINYKEAQWASVVHEATKGAGADVILDIMGAKYLTDNVKALAYDGRLVVIGMQGGAKGELDLGRLLSRRGSVIATGLRFRSVADKGRIVDEVVGHVWPLIAEKKVRPIVHSTFQLTEVAAAHRTLEESTQLGKVLLTL; encoded by the coding sequence ATGCGAGCTGTCGTGTGTGACGGAGCAGGCGGAATCGACGTCCTCGGAATCGGCGAGATCCCGGACCCGGAGCCTGCGGTCGACGAGGTGGTCATCGACGTCGTCGCCGCCGGCGTGAACCGCGCCGACCTGCTGCAGCGGCAGGGCTTCTACCCGCCGCCGCCCGGCGCCCCCGGCACGATCGGGCTCGAGGTGTCCGGCCGGATCGCCGCGGTCGGCGCCGAGGTCGAGGGCTGGTCGGTCGGCGACGAGTGCTGCGCGCTGCTGGCCGGCGGCGGGTACGCCGAGAAGGTGGTCGTCCCCGCGCCGCAGGTGATGCCGGTCCCGGACGGCGTCGACCTGGTCAGCGCGGCCGCCCTGCCCGAGGTCGTCGCGACCGTCTGGTCCAACATCTTCATGACCGCGCACCTCAAGGCCGGCGAGACGCTGCTGGTGCACGGGGGCTCGTCGGGCATCGGCACGATGGCGATCCAGCTCGCCGTCGCGCACGGCGCGCGGGTGCTGACCACCGTCGGCAGCAAGGAGAAGATGGTGTTCTGCACCCGGCTCGGCGCGGACGTGGCGATCAACTACAAGGAAGCCCAGTGGGCGTCGGTCGTCCACGAGGCGACGAAGGGCGCCGGCGCCGACGTGATCCTCGACATCATGGGCGCGAAGTACCTCACCGACAACGTGAAGGCGCTCGCGTACGACGGGCGCCTGGTCGTGATCGGCATGCAGGGCGGCGCGAAGGGCGAGCTGGACCTCGGCCGGCTGCTCAGCAGGCGCGGTTCGGTGATCGCCACCGGTCTGCGGTTCCGGTCGGTGGCGGACAAGGGCCGGATCGTCGACGAGGTGGTCGGCCACGTCTGGCCGCTGATCGCGGAGAAGAAGGTCCGGCCGATCGTGCACTCGACCTTCCAGCTCACCGAGGTCGCCGCGGCCCACCGGACACTCGAGGAGTCGACCCAGCTCGGCAAAGTGCTCCTCACGCTCTGA
- a CDS encoding carbon-nitrogen hydrolase family protein: MRIAVVQTASSYDKGANRELVTRLVADAAQDRPDVVVLPEAMMSDFAVEGESVAEAAEALDGEFVATLRKAAVEHGVAVVAGMFERSCDQHRPYNTLLAVGADGVLLGAYRKIHLYDAFGYKESDQLTPGDVAPVVIQVGEHSIGLMTCYDLRFPELSRALVDAGAEVLVVPAAWVRGPLKEHHWTTLLTARAVENTCYVAAAAQNGKKYCGLSQVIDPQGVALASAGEADGHVVATVSAERLADVRKRNPSLQNRRYSVTPR; encoded by the coding sequence ATGAGGATCGCCGTGGTGCAGACCGCCAGCAGCTACGACAAGGGCGCCAACCGGGAGTTGGTCACGCGCCTCGTCGCCGACGCGGCGCAGGACCGGCCGGACGTCGTCGTACTGCCCGAAGCGATGATGTCCGACTTCGCGGTCGAGGGCGAGTCGGTAGCGGAGGCGGCCGAGGCGTTGGACGGTGAGTTCGTCGCGACGCTGCGGAAGGCTGCTGTCGAGCATGGTGTGGCTGTCGTCGCCGGCATGTTCGAGCGCAGCTGCGACCAGCACCGGCCTTACAACACGCTGCTGGCTGTGGGCGCGGACGGCGTACTGCTGGGGGCCTATCGGAAGATCCACCTGTACGACGCGTTCGGGTACAAGGAGTCCGACCAGCTGACGCCTGGCGACGTGGCGCCGGTGGTGATCCAGGTGGGAGAGCACTCGATCGGGCTGATGACCTGTTACGACCTGCGGTTCCCTGAGCTGTCGCGGGCGCTTGTGGACGCGGGAGCCGAGGTACTGGTCGTGCCGGCGGCCTGGGTCCGCGGGCCGCTCAAGGAGCACCACTGGACGACCCTGCTCACGGCACGTGCGGTCGAGAACACCTGCTATGTCGCTGCGGCCGCCCAGAACGGGAAGAAGTACTGCGGCCTCAGCCAGGTCATCGACCCGCAGGGCGTCGCTCTGGCGTCGGCTGGTGAGGCGGACGGACACGTGGTCGCCACGGTCTCGGCTGAGCGGCTGGCCGACGTACGCAAGCGCAACCCTTCGCTGCAGAACCGCAGGTACTCCGTCACGCCCCGCTGA
- a CDS encoding ABC transporter ATP-binding protein: protein MILDIRNVTRTHGQGEQAVHALRGVDMAVAAGELVAVMGPSGSGKSTLLTCAGGLDQPTSGEVLVDGNDLTTLSRNAVAALRRRRIGYVFQDFNLIPALTAAENVALPLELDGTRSRSARKSAVAALEEVGIGELADRFPDDMSGGQRQRVAIARAIVGERRLLLADEPTGALDSDTGEAVLRLLRDRCDQHGIGGVLVTHDARHAAWADRVVYLRDGVLVGQSGPLPGADALLQESH, encoded by the coding sequence ATGATCCTCGACATCCGCAATGTGACCAGGACTCACGGACAAGGCGAACAGGCCGTGCACGCCTTGCGGGGCGTGGACATGGCCGTCGCGGCGGGCGAGCTCGTCGCGGTCATGGGCCCGTCCGGCTCCGGCAAGTCGACACTGCTCACCTGCGCCGGCGGCCTCGACCAGCCGACCAGCGGCGAAGTACTTGTCGACGGCAACGACCTCACGACACTCAGCCGGAACGCCGTGGCCGCGCTCCGCCGCCGCCGGATCGGCTACGTCTTCCAGGACTTCAACCTGATCCCGGCGTTGACCGCGGCCGAGAACGTCGCGCTCCCGCTGGAGCTCGACGGCACCCGCAGCCGGTCCGCCCGCAAGTCCGCCGTCGCCGCCTTGGAAGAGGTCGGGATCGGCGAACTTGCGGACCGCTTCCCCGACGACATGTCCGGTGGCCAACGGCAACGAGTGGCGATCGCCCGCGCGATCGTCGGCGAACGCCGCCTGCTGCTGGCCGACGAGCCGACCGGCGCGCTCGACTCCGACACCGGCGAAGCCGTCCTCCGCTTGCTCCGCGACCGCTGCGACCAGCACGGCATCGGCGGCGTACTCGTCACACACGACGCCCGCCACGCCGCCTGGGCCGACCGCGTGGTCTATCTGCGTGACGGCGTCCTGGTGGGCCAGTCCGGTCCGCTGCCCGGAGCCGACGCGTTGCTCCAGGAGAGTCACTGA
- a CDS encoding VOC family protein, with the protein MQPAAFGATVVTDKPSEVAAFYTQYLDLQVGLDLGWFVTVRRGTADWELAIMERGHPTIPAAVSAQTESTNVFGFVVDDADAIAAAFRAGGVELEGEPVTEPFGQRHFFVRDPAGTWIDVIQLVEPDPEWVAANLAPAT; encoded by the coding sequence ATGCAACCCGCAGCCTTCGGCGCGACCGTGGTCACCGACAAGCCGTCGGAGGTCGCCGCCTTCTACACGCAGTACCTCGACCTGCAGGTCGGGCTCGACCTCGGCTGGTTCGTCACCGTCCGGCGCGGCACGGCGGACTGGGAGCTCGCGATCATGGAGCGCGGGCACCCGACGATCCCGGCGGCGGTGTCCGCGCAGACCGAGAGCACCAACGTCTTCGGCTTCGTGGTCGACGACGCGGACGCGATCGCCGCGGCCTTCCGGGCCGGCGGCGTGGAACTGGAGGGCGAGCCGGTCACCGAGCCGTTCGGCCAGCGGCACTTCTTCGTCCGCGACCCGGCCGGGACCTGGATCGACGTCATCCAACTGGTCGAGCCCGACCCGGAGTGGGTCGCGGCGAACCTGGCGCCGGCGACGTGA
- a CDS encoding NTP transferase domain-containing protein, with protein sequence MEFDAVVLAGGGSTRFGGVDKAMLVLDGVSLLDRVLIATAGAASTVVVGQQRTTYRAVSWTLEDPPSGGPVAGLAAGLQHGTAPVVVVLSCDLPWITESDVTTLVEGLADHDGYGLRDTDGREQQLATAYRRTALAAAIEQVGDPRDKSVRRALAGLDLAWTEPTRAGDDVDTWSDLDDN encoded by the coding sequence GTGGAGTTCGACGCGGTGGTCTTGGCAGGGGGCGGGTCCACCCGGTTCGGCGGCGTGGACAAGGCGATGCTGGTGCTGGACGGGGTCTCGTTGCTGGACCGCGTCCTGATCGCGACGGCCGGAGCTGCGTCGACAGTGGTGGTCGGGCAACAACGTACGACGTACCGCGCGGTGAGCTGGACCCTCGAGGACCCGCCGTCGGGTGGACCGGTAGCGGGACTAGCGGCTGGCCTGCAGCACGGGACGGCACCGGTCGTCGTGGTGCTGAGCTGCGACCTGCCGTGGATCACCGAATCCGACGTCACCACGCTCGTAGAAGGGCTCGCCGACCACGACGGCTACGGCCTCCGCGACACGGACGGCCGCGAACAGCAGCTCGCGACGGCGTACCGCCGTACCGCACTCGCCGCGGCGATCGAGCAAGTCGGCGATCCACGCGACAAGTCGGTACGGCGTGCGCTCGCCGGCCTCGACCTCGCGTGGACCGAGCCGACCCGCGCCGGCGACGACGTAGACACCTGGTCGGATCTCGACGACAACTAA
- a CDS encoding cupin domain-containing protein — MTTVPDAGPLDRPASSADGADLLRDERPALRRCVAGDLDEFANSYWGSRALLSHGPDLPAPYDDLFSLEAVDELLSRRGLRTPFLRIAKNGAVVGDGQFTGPAGVGAEIADQVRDDKVAALFADGHTVVLQALHRTWPALVDFSTQLAADAGHPVQINAYVTPAESQGFSAHYDVHDVFVLQVAGEKHWTVHEPVHVDPLRNQPWTDHARAVEAAARDKAPVIDEVLRPGDALYVPRGFLHSATALGGVSAHLTVGLHTLTRYLLVQELAALAADQPSLRTALPLGFDPGDPEQLAQLLPEVVDLFTQELRTATPDALAARLRRRTWSSNRPAPLPPLAHAASIASLAIGTTVRLRAGLRCRVVPGDPLVLQLPDRTITFPPTTTAAVTELTSGKDCKVGNLPNLDPADQLVLVRRLLTEAVVVAAAQ, encoded by the coding sequence GTGACCACCGTGCCGGACGCCGGGCCGCTCGACCGCCCAGCCTCGTCGGCGGACGGTGCTGACCTGTTGCGAGACGAGCGCCCGGCGCTCCGGCGCTGTGTGGCGGGGGACTTGGACGAGTTCGCGAACTCCTACTGGGGTTCGCGGGCCCTGCTGTCGCACGGTCCCGATCTGCCGGCGCCGTACGACGACCTGTTCAGCCTCGAGGCTGTGGACGAGTTGTTGTCGCGCCGCGGGTTGCGGACGCCGTTCCTGCGGATCGCCAAGAACGGGGCCGTCGTGGGCGACGGGCAGTTCACGGGGCCGGCTGGCGTCGGCGCGGAGATCGCGGACCAGGTGCGGGACGACAAGGTGGCCGCGTTGTTCGCCGACGGGCACACCGTCGTACTGCAGGCCCTACATCGGACCTGGCCGGCGCTTGTCGACTTCTCGACGCAGCTGGCCGCGGATGCGGGGCATCCGGTGCAGATCAACGCATACGTCACTCCTGCCGAGTCGCAGGGATTCTCGGCGCACTACGACGTACACGACGTCTTCGTACTGCAGGTGGCTGGCGAGAAGCACTGGACCGTCCACGAACCGGTCCACGTCGATCCGCTCCGCAACCAGCCGTGGACGGACCATGCGCGCGCTGTCGAGGCGGCCGCGCGTGACAAGGCGCCGGTGATCGACGAGGTACTGCGGCCTGGCGACGCGCTGTATGTGCCACGCGGATTCCTGCACTCGGCCACGGCGCTGGGTGGGGTCAGCGCACACCTGACTGTCGGCCTGCACACGTTGACGCGTTACCTGCTCGTGCAGGAGCTGGCTGCCCTGGCGGCCGACCAGCCATCACTGCGGACCGCGCTGCCGCTCGGCTTCGACCCCGGCGACCCGGAACAGCTGGCCCAGCTCCTGCCGGAGGTGGTCGACCTCTTCACCCAGGAACTCCGCACAGCCACCCCCGACGCACTAGCGGCCCGCCTTCGCCGCCGCACCTGGTCCAGCAACCGCCCCGCGCCCCTCCCACCTCTGGCGCACGCGGCCTCCATCGCGTCCCTGGCCATCGGCACCACGGTCCGCCTCCGCGCCGGCCTCCGCTGCCGAGTAGTCCCCGGCGACCCGCTGGTCCTCCAACTCCCCGACCGCACCATCACTTTCCCACCCACCACCACCGCCGCAGTCACCGAACTCACCTCCGGCAAGGACTGCAAGGTAGGCAACCTCCCAAACCTGGACCCCGCAGACCAACTGGTCCTAGTCCGCCGCCTCCTCACCGAAGCAGTCGTAGTAGCCGCAGCTCAGTAG
- a CDS encoding helix-turn-helix transcriptional regulator: MSIKHGLLALLQDGAKYGYQLRGEFEAATGATWPLNIGQVYTTLTRLERDGLVRAASADADGRSMYEITDAGRGELAKWFETPVTRESRPRDELAIKLALALAVPGVDVSAVVQRQRMSTMQSLQELTRLKRNSADGEISWQLVIESMIFGAEAEIRWLDHCEAMLLRHRGTPRAVPQTYDVPDEQEARS; encoded by the coding sequence ATGTCGATCAAGCATGGACTGCTGGCGCTGCTCCAGGACGGGGCGAAGTACGGCTATCAGCTCCGCGGTGAGTTCGAGGCCGCCACCGGAGCGACCTGGCCGCTGAACATCGGGCAGGTCTACACGACGCTGACGCGTCTCGAGCGCGACGGTCTGGTCCGCGCCGCGTCCGCCGACGCCGACGGGCGGTCGATGTACGAGATCACCGACGCCGGCCGCGGCGAGTTGGCGAAGTGGTTCGAGACGCCGGTGACCCGGGAGTCGCGGCCGCGCGACGAGCTGGCGATCAAGCTGGCGCTCGCCCTCGCCGTCCCGGGCGTGGACGTCAGCGCCGTGGTGCAGCGGCAGCGGATGTCGACGATGCAATCGCTGCAGGAACTGACCCGGCTGAAGCGGAACAGCGCCGACGGCGAGATCTCCTGGCAGCTGGTCATCGAGTCGATGATCTTCGGCGCCGAGGCGGAGATCCGCTGGCTCGACCACTGCGAGGCCATGCTGTTACGCCACCGCGGCACACCGCGGGCCGTGCCGCAGACGTACGACGTACCGGACGAGCAGGAGGCCCGCTCATGA
- a CDS encoding TetR family transcriptional regulator translates to MPRNPERRTRLADAGLAVLAEAGARGLTHRAVDAAAGLPAGTASNYFKTRDALLGALGERIFERLAPDEAVLEPLAAREPGLDLMTDYVHYIVERLLGRPELTLALLELRLEAARRPGLHEILSRTLRQGFDADVAFNANAGLPGGAEEIRLLHFAIDGLVLDQLTPGTGRPYDVQAITARLVRRLTRED, encoded by the coding sequence ATGCCCCGGAATCCGGAACGCCGTACCCGACTGGCCGACGCGGGCCTCGCCGTGCTCGCGGAGGCCGGCGCCCGCGGACTCACCCATCGCGCCGTCGACGCCGCCGCCGGACTCCCGGCCGGTACGGCGTCCAACTACTTCAAGACCCGGGACGCGCTGCTCGGCGCGCTGGGCGAGCGGATCTTCGAGCGCCTCGCCCCGGACGAAGCCGTCCTCGAGCCGCTCGCCGCGCGTGAGCCCGGCCTCGACCTGATGACCGACTACGTGCACTACATCGTCGAGCGCCTGCTCGGCCGCCCCGAACTCACGCTCGCCCTGCTCGAGCTCCGCCTCGAAGCGGCCCGCCGCCCCGGCCTGCACGAGATCCTGTCGCGCACCCTCCGGCAGGGCTTCGACGCCGACGTCGCCTTCAACGCGAACGCCGGTCTGCCCGGCGGCGCCGAGGAGATCCGGCTGCTGCACTTCGCGATCGACGGGCTGGTCCTCGACCAGCTCACGCCCGGCACCGGCCGGCCGTACGACGTGCAGGCGATCACGGCCCGCTTGGTGCGTCGACTGACTCGCGAGGATTGA
- a CDS encoding aminoglycoside phosphotransferase family protein — translation MDVAQLVKDALGVEVGETTVRTGGQLSTVHEVQTDADPVIVKVYAPEWRWKQAKEVHVYGMLEPEVGGSIPRVLHVGDGVTILTKLDGVPLSELAPPDWRTTYTQVGELLRRVHQIPQPEYGYLTDQILDPLPDNDQYMRRQFAKKLHEFEQLGGDLTLHAKITGYVDRQANLFADNTAPTLCHNDFHEGNILVDPVTWQVNGFIDVENAIAADPLVDVAKTIAYSVRDNAEKLAGLTAGYGLLPADRIALYRLYHSLELWDWFASIGETTHLAGIARDMAELVES, via the coding sequence ATGGACGTCGCACAGCTGGTCAAGGATGCCCTGGGAGTCGAGGTCGGCGAGACGACCGTGCGAACCGGCGGGCAACTGAGCACCGTCCACGAAGTCCAGACGGACGCGGACCCGGTGATCGTGAAGGTCTACGCACCGGAGTGGCGCTGGAAGCAGGCCAAGGAAGTCCATGTCTACGGCATGCTGGAGCCGGAGGTCGGCGGCTCGATCCCGCGCGTACTGCACGTCGGCGACGGCGTCACGATCCTCACCAAGCTCGACGGCGTTCCGTTGTCGGAGCTCGCACCGCCCGACTGGCGTACGACGTACACCCAGGTCGGCGAGCTGCTGCGCCGCGTGCACCAGATCCCGCAGCCGGAGTACGGCTATCTGACCGACCAGATCCTCGACCCGCTGCCGGACAACGACCAGTACATGCGACGGCAGTTCGCGAAGAAGCTGCACGAGTTCGAGCAACTCGGCGGCGACCTGACGCTGCACGCGAAGATCACCGGGTACGTCGACCGGCAGGCAAACCTGTTCGCGGACAACACGGCGCCGACGCTGTGCCACAACGACTTCCACGAGGGCAACATCCTCGTGGACCCGGTCACGTGGCAGGTCAACGGCTTCATCGACGTGGAGAACGCGATCGCCGCCGACCCGCTGGTCGACGTCGCGAAGACGATCGCCTACTCGGTCCGGGACAACGCCGAGAAGCTCGCGGGCCTCACGGCCGGCTACGGCCTGCTGCCCGCCGACCGGATCGCGCTCTACCGGCTCTACCACTCGCTCGAACTATGGGACTGGTTCGCTTCGATAGGCGAGACCACTCACCTCGCCGGCATCGCGCGAGACATGGCGGAGCTGGTCGAAAGCTGA
- a CDS encoding BatC protein, with product MGLNDDDMNTSSEGGEGLADGGATQGATDGGADGGAGGGGYGESGGQTAAPGGGYGGESSDGGADGGADGGAGGGGGYGEGPADGGASQGTQDGGADGGAGGYGSEEGGSGGEGPADGGATQGAQDGGADGGAGGYGSEGGSEGGSGGSEGGSEGSSGSW from the coding sequence ATGGGTCTCAACGATGACGACATGAACACCTCGTCCGAAGGTGGCGAAGGGCTGGCTGACGGCGGCGCCACCCAGGGCGCGACCGACGGCGGTGCCGACGGCGGCGCGGGCGGCGGAGGCTACGGCGAGTCCGGCGGTCAGACGGCTGCTCCGGGCGGCGGGTACGGCGGGGAGTCCTCGGACGGCGGAGCTGACGGTGGCGCCGATGGTGGTGCCGGCGGTGGCGGCGGGTACGGCGAAGGACCGGCTGACGGCGGCGCGTCGCAGGGCACCCAGGACGGCGGTGCCGACGGTGGCGCCGGCGGGTACGGCTCCGAAGAGGGCGGCTCCGGTGGCGAGGGCCCAGCTGACGGCGGCGCCACGCAGGGCGCACAGGACGGCGGCGCTGACGGTGGTGCCGGCGGGTACGGCTCGGAAGGTGGCTCCGAAGGTGGATCCGGCGGGTCCGAAGGCGGCTCCGAGGGCAGCTCCGGGAGCTGGTGA
- the cobC gene encoding Rv2231c family pyridoxal phosphate-dependent protein CobC, which produces MLDGFDLEHHGDLEVGEGLVDLAVNVRAGTPPPWLLDAVTASLSDLAAYPRQDAALAAVARRHGVAPDRVLLTAGAAEAFVLIARAFRPRRPVVVHPQFTEPEAALRSAGHLVDRVILRPEDGFVLDPAAVPADADLVVIGNPTNPTSVLHRADDLRELARPDRILVVDEAFMDAVPGEPETLAGASIPGLVVVRSLTKTWGLAGLRVGYVLAGASLIEQLAAVQPHWPVSTPALAAAIACSNERAVAEAAQAALDIERQRVHLLDSLGRVDGVSTYGAARAPFVLVHVAGAARVRESLRAQGFAVRRGDTFPGLGPDWLRVAVRPEDVTDGFVKVLSDLMR; this is translated from the coding sequence GTGCTGGATGGCTTTGATCTGGAGCATCACGGTGACCTCGAGGTCGGTGAGGGGCTCGTCGACCTCGCCGTCAACGTCCGCGCGGGCACTCCGCCACCCTGGTTGCTCGACGCGGTCACCGCGAGCCTGAGCGACTTGGCGGCGTACCCACGGCAGGACGCCGCGCTCGCCGCGGTCGCGCGCCGGCACGGGGTCGCGCCGGACCGGGTGCTGCTGACCGCCGGTGCGGCGGAAGCGTTCGTGCTGATCGCGCGGGCGTTCCGGCCGCGGCGGCCGGTGGTGGTGCACCCCCAGTTCACCGAGCCGGAGGCGGCGCTGCGGTCGGCCGGGCACCTCGTCGACCGGGTGATCCTGCGGCCCGAGGACGGGTTCGTGCTGGACCCGGCCGCCGTACCGGCCGACGCGGATCTCGTCGTGATCGGCAATCCCACCAACCCGACGTCGGTGCTGCATCGCGCGGACGACCTGCGCGAGCTGGCGCGGCCCGACCGGATCCTGGTCGTCGACGAGGCGTTCATGGACGCCGTACCGGGTGAACCCGAGACGCTCGCCGGGGCGTCGATCCCGGGGCTGGTGGTGGTGCGCAGCCTCACCAAGACCTGGGGCCTGGCGGGGCTTCGGGTCGGGTACGTCCTGGCCGGCGCGAGCCTGATCGAGCAGCTGGCGGCTGTGCAACCGCACTGGCCGGTGTCCACTCCTGCTCTCGCAGCGGCTATTGCCTGCAGCAACGAGCGTGCCGTCGCGGAGGCGGCGCAGGCTGCTCTCGACATCGAACGGCAGCGTGTCCATCTGCTTGACAGTTTGGGTCGCGTGGATGGCGTTTCGACGTACGGCGCGGCGCGAGCGCCGTTCGTGCTTGTGCATGTGGCGGGGGCCGCGCGGGTGCGGGAATCCCTGCGTGCACAGGGATTCGCGGTACGGCGGGGGGACACCTTTCCCGGGTTGGGGCCGGACTGGTTGCGGGTCGCCGTACGGCCGGAAGACGTCACGGACGGCTTTGTGAAGGTGCTGTCCGATCTGATGCGGTAG